The Rhodobacter sp. 24-YEA-8 DNA segment AACCTCGCGGTCGCAGGCCTCGCGCCAGGTCGTTTCGCCCGGTTTCGGGAAGTAGGAGGGGCGATACCAGAGCCCGGCCTCGATCATCGGCGCCAGCCGGTCGCGCGATGCCTGGTCCGAGGTCAGGAACCGCTCGGGCGCGAAGCCTTTTGCGCGCCCCCCCGCCCCCATCGCGGCAATGGAAACCGGCACATAGGGCGGGCGGAAAGTGGTCGTCCCGGTTTCCGGGATGCCACGTCCGGTCGCATCCGCCAGCACCGCCAGCGCCGCCACATTCGAATTTTTGCCCTGATCCGGCGCCATGCCTTGCGTCGTGTAGCGCTTCATATGCTCGACGCTGGCGAAATTCTCCTGGGCCGAGAGCTGCACATCCTTGACCGTCACATCATTGGCAAAGTCGAGCCAGGCGCGGCCATTGCGGCCCTTTGCGCCCTCGACCGACCAGATCGCGCGATGGGTATAGGGCGTGTCTTCTGCCGCCGGCACAGCCAGATCCGGCGCCCGCAGATCAAGCGCCGCCAGCGCCTGCTCTGCGACCAGCCTGCCTGCCGTCAGTGCGCCATGGGTCGAGAAAGACCCATTCGCAGCACCTGCCGCAGCAAGCCCCGGCACCGCAGCTTCGACCGGCACGAAAGCCGCGATCTCCTCCGACCAGCGCGGGCGGCTGTTCATATGGCAGGTCAGGTGCAGGCCCGGGTTCCAGCCGCCCGAAACCGCAAGACAATCGGTCTCGATCCGGAAGGTCTCGGACCCTTTCCTGACGGTGATCGCCTGCAAAGCGTGGCGGCCTTTGGTGTCGATCACCACTGCACCGGCATGGACCGGGCAATCCTCGACCACCGAAACATCTTCCCTCGGGTCGATGATCGCTGCGACCTGGACGCCTGCCGCCATCAGATCGCGGGCGGTCTGGCGGGCCTGGTCATTGGCAGCGAACAGCGTCACGCGCTTGCCCGGCGCCACGCCAAAGCGGTTCAGATAGGTCCGCACCGCCGAGGCCAGCATGATCCCGGGGCGGTCATTCATCGGAAAAGCGATATGGCGTTCCTGCGCCCCGCTGGTCAGCACCGCGCGCCTGGCCACGATGCGCCAGAAGCATTCACGCGGCAGATTGGGCCGGGGCGAGCGGTGGAGACCCACGCGTTCAAGCGCGCCATAAGTGCCGTTGTCATAGGCGCCGGTCACGGTTGTCCGGGTCATGATGCGGACATTGGGCATAGCGCGCAGCTCTGCCTCGACCGTATGCACCCATTGCGCCGCCGGATCGCCGCCGATCAGCCCGCCATCCGAGATCAGGCGTCCACCGGTCAGGGGCTGTTCCTCGGCCAGGATCACATCGGCCCCGGCCCGCGCGGCAGTCAGCGCGGCCATCAGCCCCGCCGGCCCCGCCCCGATCACCAGGAGGTCACAATGCGCCCAGGCTTTCTCATAGACGCCCTCGTCATGGGCCTTTGCGAGGCTGCCAAGCCCGGCTGCACGGCGGATGACAGGCTCGTAAAGCCCCTCCCAGAAATGGCGCGGCCACATGAAGGTTTTGTAGTAGAAACCGGCGCTGAGAAAGGGCGAGACAAGATCATTCACCGCCATCAGATCCTGGCGCAGGCTGCCAAGCCGGTTCTGGCTGCGGCTTTCCAGCCCGTCGAAAATCTCTTGCATCGTGGCGCGGGTATTGGGGGTGCGCGAGGTCTTGCCGATCACCTCGACCAGCGCATTCGGCTCTTCCGAGCCTGCCGTCAGCAGGCCGCGCGGGCGGTGATATTTGAACGAACGCCCGAAGAGCTTTACCCCATTCGCGAGCAAAGCCGAGGCAAGCGTGTCGCCGCGAAAACCGCGATAGTCGCGGCCGTCAAAGCGGAATGACACCTCGCGGGTGCGGTCGATGATGCCTTTGCCCTCAAGCCTCATCGCGCGCTCCTTTGCGGGCGGCGACCAGCTCGACCCCGGTGATTTCATGGGTGACCGTGTTGCGGCTGACAAGCAGCCAGGCGGCGCAGCCCTGGTCGTGATACCACAGATCGCGGGTCGGACCGGCGGGGTTGTCGCGCAGATGCAGGTAATTGTCCCAGGCCCCGCCTGGCGAAAGATCGGGCGCGCCGTCCGGGCCCGGGCGGTGGAGGTAATCCTCCGCCCCGTAATAAGTGAATTCACGGCGGTCGCGGGGGCCACAAAGGGGGCAGGTCAGTCTCACGTCAGGCACTCCGCAAAGGGCGGCAGGGATGATGGAAGGGGGCGGAAAAGGGGGCACAGCCCCCCGGCCCTCGCGGGCACCACCCCGGGATATTTCCGGGCAGTAAATGAAAGGAGTGGCATCGGTTTACTCCCAGGGCGGGCAGGCAGAAGCCGGCGCGCGGGTCAGGCGATAGATGGTTTTGGCGCTGCCGGCTTCCGCCAGATCGCTGAGCCCGCCGCAGCCTGTCTCGTCTCCGACATCAGGAACCTCCAGCGTGAAACTGCTGGTCTCGATTTCGAGACTGTCGCCGCGCGCGCTGCGGATGGTGAAATTGCCGCCATCGCATTCCACCTGGCAGGTGGTTTTGCCGCCACTCTCGCCGCAGAAAGCCGCCTGGCGGAAGCTGTGTTTCGAAAACCCTTCGCTGCGGGCGCGGCCCTGGTCGCTGAAGCGGCCGGTCACGATGGCCGAGATAAATCCGTTCCCCCAGGGGTCGGGGCCGAGGCTGATCCGCAGCGCGGCGATATGTTGTTTTGGCGTCTTTGCGAGGTGGTCAGCGGTATAGTCGCGGGCAAAACAGCCCTGCGGGATCCGGGCCCCGGCCGGCGTCACAGCAGCGGATGCGGTCAGGGCGGCAAGGGTAAGACCGGTCAGAAGGCGCATCTCAGTCATCTCCTTTACAAATCGCGGGATCGGGCGGCGTCGGGTCAGACGCGCCGCTTTCGGGCAGCGAAGGGCCGGAGACCGCCCGCTTAACACGATGTTCCGGTTCACCACGCGAAAGCACAAAGCCGGCAAGGCGCAGCCTGCCCGATCACGCGCGCCCCCTGCTTTGGGAAAGGTTTCAGCCATGTCAGCGCGCAGCGGAGCCCCTGCCGGACGCCCCCTCTCACGCAGGTGTTGCCGCGCGGCACAGGCGGAATCTGCCCCGCCAGGCCGCAGATGCAAGGGGTCTGGCAGCACATCGCCCGGGCAAATCTCCGCGCGGGCGCGCGTCAGAGCCGGGCCTGCCACCATCACCGGCCCGGGGGCGGCGATCTTATGCAGGCGCCCGCTCAATGCAGGTTATGCTGGCTGCCGGTGCCTTCCTCATCGAGGAGATGCCCGGTCGCGAAACGGTTCAGACGGAAGCGGCGGGCGAATTCATGGCTTTCACCGGTGGCCATCAGATGCGCCATGCACCAACCCGAGGCGGGCACCGCTTTGAAACCGCCATAGTTCCAGCCGCAATCAAGGAACAGCCCGTCGATATGGGTCTTGTCGATGATCGGCGAGCCGTCAGGCGTCATATCCATCACGCCGCCCCAGGACCTGAGCACCTTTGCCCGCCCGATCATCGGCATCAGCGTCATGCCGGCCTCCATCACATGTTCGACCATGGGCAGATTGCCGCGCTGCGCATATGAGGTGTAGAAATCCAGGTCGCCGCCAAAGACAAGCCCGCCCTTATCGGACTGGCTGATATAGAAATGGCCCATGCCAAAACTGATCACATGATCGATCACCGGCTTCAGCCCCTCGGTGACAAAGGCCTGGAGGATATGGCTTTCCACCGGCAGCCGCATCCCCGCCATCGCCGCCACCTGCCCCGACCGCCCGGCGGTGATGATCGCGACCTTATCGGCGCGGATCACACCGCGCGTGGTCTGGACGCCGCGCACGCGGCCGCCCTCCACATCGATGCCGGTCACTTCGCAATTCTGGATCAGATCGACGCCGCGCCGGTCGGCGGCGCGGGCATAGCCCCAGGCCACCGCATCATGGCGGGCGGTGCCGCCCCGCGGATGCAACAGCCCGCCATAGATCGGAAAGCGGGTCTGTTCGAAATCAAGGTAAGGCAGCATATCGCGCACGCCGTCCCGGTCCAGCAGCACCGCATCATCGCCCTGGTTGATCATCGCATTGCCGCGCCGCACGAAGGCATCGCGCTGGCCGTCGGAATGGAAGAGATTGATCAGCCCGCGCTGGCTGTGCATGACGTTATAATTGAGATCAGCTTCCAGCCCTTCCCAGAGCTTCAGGCTGTGCGAATAGAATTCGGAATTGCCGGGCAGAAAATAATTCGCGCGCACGATGGTGGTGTTGCGCCCGATATTGCCGCCGCCGAGATAGCCTTTTTCCAGCACCGCAATATTGGTCATGCCGTGGTTTTTCGCGAGATAATATGCGGTTGCCAGCCCGTGACCGCCGCCGCCAATGATCACCGCGTCATAATGCGGCTTCGGGTCGGGCTGGCGCCAGACCGGCTTCCAGCCGCGATTGCCGCGCAGCCCCTCAAGAATGACTTTCCAGCCGGAGTAACGCATCAGACACCTCGGGAATCTCTGCCCCTATCAGACAGCGAAGCCGGCAGAATTACAACGCCCGGGCTCTGCCATGCCCTGGCACCAGGGGCCCTTTGGCATGACGCTGCCTTATTTGGCCGGGCCCGGGCCGTTCTTTTGATCGCTGCGCCGGTTTCTGCCCGTGCTGCTCACCGGAAGCGGCCAGGTGAGGCCGGCACCAGATCGCCTTCACCCGGAGCCAGCCCGGGAGTTCGATACCGACGATCCGGGGCCCATGTCGCACCCGGATAACAAAAAAGGCTGGGCGTGATGCCCGGCCCCCTGTCAGAGATCCATCAGACCAAGGTCAGAGCCCCTTGGACCGGTAGGTCTTGGCCACGCGGTCGATGGCGACGATATAGGCCGCGGTGCGCAGATCCTCGACATCCTCGCGGCCGTGCCAGACCTCGCGCATTGACTGATAGGCGGTGCGCATCGTGTCATCGAGACCCGAGCGCACCAGCGCCAGCTCGTCCGAGCCGGTCAGGAAGCGTTCTTTGAAATCATCCGACAGCGTCCAGCCAAGGCCCTTATCGGCCGAGAGCTGCTCCAGTTCTTCGACCAGCAGGCGCGAGCGCGCCTCTTCTGCCCGGCGCTGCATGCGGCCGAAACGGATATGCGAGAGGTTCTTGACCCATTCGAAATAGCTGACCGTCACACCACCGGCATTGGCATACATATCCGGGATGATGATCTTGCCCTTATGGCGCAGGATCTCGTCGCCGCCAAAGGTGATCGGCCCATTCGCCGCCTCGATGATCAGCGGCGCGCGGATGCGGTCGGCATTCGACTTGTTGATCACCCCCTCCATCGCGGCAGGGATCAGAATATCGCATGCGGCTTCCAGCACCGAGGCACCATCCTCGATGAAATTGCCGCCGGGGAAGCCCTTCACGCCCCCATTGCGGGCGATCCAGTCGCGCACCGCATCGACATCAAGGCCCTTTTCATCGGTCAGCGCGCCGTCGCGTTCGATGATGCCGATGATCTTGCAGCCATCCTCGCCCGAGAGGAATTTCGCCGCGTGATAGCCCACATTGCCAAGCCCCTGAACGATCACGGTCTTGCCCTGCAGGCCGCCTTTCAGCCCGGTCAGTGCCACATCGCCAGGATGGCGGAAAAACTCGCGCAGGGCATATTGCACACCGCGCCCCGTGGCCTCGACCCGGCCCTGGATGCCGCCGGCATGGGGGGGCTTGCCGGTAACGCAGGCCTTGGCGTTGATATCGGTTGTGTTCATCCTGGCATATTGGTCGGCGATCCAGGCCATCTCACGCTCGCCCGTGCCCATGTCAGGCGCCGGCACGTTCTGCGCCGGATGGATCAGGTCGCGCTTGATCAGCTCATAGGCGAAACGGCGGGTGATCAGCTCCAGTTCATGCTCTTCCCACTGGCGCGGATCGACGCAGAGCCCGCCTTTCGATCCGCCGAACGGCGTCTCGACCAGGGCGCATTTATAGGTCATCAGCGCCGCCAGCGCCTCGACCTCGTCCTGGTGGACAGAAAGCGCGTAGCGGATGCCGCCCTTCACAGGTTCCATATGTTCGGAATGGACCGAGCGATAGCCGGTGAAGGTCTCGATCTTGCCGCGCAGCCGCACACCGAAACGCACCGTATAGGTCGAGTTGCAGACCCGGATCTTCTGCTCCAGCCCCGGAGAAAGATCCATCAGCCGCACCGCGCGGCTGAACATCAGATCGACGGAATCGCGAAAGCTCGGCTCGTCGGCGGTCTGCAGCATCTTCATCTTCCTCCAGGGTGTGCCATGGCTTCCCGCCATGTTATCACAAGGTGACCGCTCTTTCCGCCTGACCCAAGGGCCAGAATGATCAAAAAACAGTCAGACCTGGACTGGTTGCAGCGTCTTTTCGTCAATGTGATTCGTATCAGCAGGTGTTTGTTAAAGGTTAATGCGCGAAAAACCTTTCTCAGGTTGTGCGGCGCTGTTCTCTCTCTCCGCACAATCCAAATTTGGGCAGGAACATCGTTTCTTTGCCACCGGAAAACCCGGGCCGGAACGAAGCTCCGCCACATTTCAGCCTGATGATTGAAGCAGTTTCACCGTGGGTCAGAGCGCCCCCGGTCCGCTGTTATGTCCCGCAGGACGGTACCAGCTGCCGGCGGGATGGATTTTTAGTGGTAAACGAACCGGGCTGATGTGCGAACCGGGGCAACAGGGGCGTATGTTTATGAAGAAGAAGGCATTTGAGGACCTGTCCGTGCGCCTTTCGCGCCAGATGCAGAGATTCACGCTGGAAGAGCACGGCTCCATAGGGGCCGTCATGGTGTTCTTCTTCTTCCTGATGATCCTTCTTGGCGGCATCGCTGTCGATGTGATGCGTTTCGAGACCCAGCGTGTCGCGGTACAGAATACGCTCGACCGGGCGACACTGGCGGTTGCCAATATGAACTCGGCCCTCAGGACCGACGACGTCTATACCACGCGCGAGGCGAGAGCGCGGTTTATTGTCGCCGATTATTTCAGGAAGGCGGGCCTTCCCGACAATCTTGCCTATGTACGTCTCGATGACGGGATGAATTACCGCGTGGTGGAAGCGCGCGCCGATGTGCTGTCGCATAACATTTTCATGAATCTCATGAATATTCCAACCCTCGAGGCCGTGAACACTTCGGTGGCAGAGCAGAAGATCACCGATATCGAGATCATGCTGGTGCTCGACGTGTCGGGTTCGATGGCAGGTGCCAAGATCAACAACCTGCGCGTGGCTGCAGCGGATTTCATCGACCAGGTGAAGGCCACGGATGACGAGAACCGCATCTCGATCGGTGTCATCCCCTATAACGCGCAGGTGAATCTCGGCGATGAATTGCGGGCGCGCTACAATATCAGCGATCTGCACGGGGTCCGGCATTCGAACTGCGTCGAGCTCCCGATCGGGACCGACCGGGACAACATCTTCCAGACGCTGGCCCTGTCAACATCCCTGGAGATGCCGCTGATGACTGCGGCGGATACTGAGAACTCATCTGCGAACACTGACAGCTATTTCAACTGGCGGAATTCCAACCAGGCCACCCTCGAGAACAACGCCGCAAAACGCTGGTGCAACCCCAGCACCACGACGGAAATCACTCTGCCGACCAAGAGCATCACCAGGGCGAAAGCCGGGATCCAGGCGTTGCAGGCCAGCGGCAATACCTCGATCCTGCTGGGAATGCGTTGGGCCACCGCCCTGTTGGATCCGGCCGCTCGCGACGTCTACGATTCCCTGATCTTTCGCCGCGTGATGGACGACGATATGGACGGCCGTCCCTTTGCATATAACAGCGCAAGCTCTGTCGATGAGGATGCGCTGAAAGTGATCGTTCTCATGACCGATGGCGAGCATGTGGCCCATAACCGCATCGCCGATGGCTATAAGACCGGCCCGGCGACCATCCGCTTTTCCTATCGCCCCAATGGCGCCAGGACCGATTCAACGGATACCGCGACGATCTGGCGTTCAACCGCAGGCGAATGGTCGGTCTTCTTTGAAAGCAAGGTGGGATCAAATGTCTGTAACAGCAAGCCTTTCTGGGTGCCATCAACGGGATCGTGGCAGAACCGTCCGCTCGGTCTGACAGATACCGGATGCTTCAATCCGACCCGGGTCGTAAGGCCCGCTGACCCGGCCTATATCGCAACCTGGCAGGAGGTCTGGGCGTCCGTCAGGATGAACTATGCAGTGCTGCAGTTCTTCGCTCGTCCGCTCGGGGCAAACAACCAGACCAACCGCACCAACGTCTATAACGGTGTGCGCAAAATCCTCTACACCAGCTACGCCGATGCGGCCACGATGAACCGCCGCCTGGCCTCCAACTGCGACGCCGCCCGCAATGCCGGCATCCTTGTCTACGGCATCGCCTTCCAGGCGCCCGATGCCGGCAAGGCCGCCATCCAGAGCTGCACATCTACCCCCGCGTCGACCTATTACTTCGACGTAACCGAAACAGCGAAGATCCAGGACGCGTTCCGCCTGATCGCAACCAATCTTAGCCAATTGAAGCTGACGCAATGAAATCCAGGTCCTTTTCTGTCGGTCGTCGCCTGCGCCGTCTCTGGCGTCGCGAAGACGGCGTGGCTTCGATCGAGCTCGCCTTCTGCCTGCCGGTCCTGCTGATGCTTTTCATGGCTTCGATGGAGGCCGGCCTCTTCATGGTGCGCAGCGCCATGCTTGATCGTGGTCTCGATATCGCGATCCGCGATTACCGGCTCGGGCATATGCGGAGTATGGATGCTGAACAGATCCGGAACCGGGTCTGCCAGTTCACGCTTGCAGTGGCGGATTGCAAGAACAACCTGAAGGTCTGGATCGAGCCGGTCAACACAAGCACCACGCCCTGGACCCTTCCGTCGCGCTTCGATCCCCGGACCGGCCAGCTTCGGGTGTTCTGTGGCGACCGCAACGATCCCCTGGTCTCGCCGATTCCCGGCACGGTTCCGGACGAGGCTCATGACCAGAACCGGATCATGCTGATCCGCGTCTGCGCGCTTGAGGATCCTATTTTCCCCTCGACCAGCTTCTCGATGCGCCTGACCCAGGACTCGGCCACCGGAAAATATGAGCTGGCCAGCGCAACGGTCGTTGTGACCGAACCGATCTGAGGAGATGCGCGTAATGTTTTTCCTGTCCCGTAAAAAATTGCGGCAGTTCGCCAGG contains these protein-coding regions:
- a CDS encoding sarcosine oxidase subunit alpha family protein produces the protein MRLEGKGIIDRTREVSFRFDGRDYRGFRGDTLASALLANGVKLFGRSFKYHRPRGLLTAGSEEPNALVEVIGKTSRTPNTRATMQEIFDGLESRSQNRLGSLRQDLMAVNDLVSPFLSAGFYYKTFMWPRHFWEGLYEPVIRRAAGLGSLAKAHDEGVYEKAWAHCDLLVIGAGPAGLMAALTAARAGADVILAEEQPLTGGRLISDGGLIGGDPAAQWVHTVEAELRAMPNVRIMTRTTVTGAYDNGTYGALERVGLHRSPRPNLPRECFWRIVARRAVLTSGAQERHIAFPMNDRPGIMLASAVRTYLNRFGVAPGKRVTLFAANDQARQTARDLMAAGVQVAAIIDPREDVSVVEDCPVHAGAVVIDTKGRHALQAITVRKGSETFRIETDCLAVSGGWNPGLHLTCHMNSRPRWSEEIAAFVPVEAAVPGLAAAGAANGSFSTHGALTAGRLVAEQALAALDLRAPDLAVPAAEDTPYTHRAIWSVEGAKGRNGRAWLDFANDVTVKDVQLSAQENFASVEHMKRYTTQGMAPDQGKNSNVAALAVLADATGRGIPETGTTTFRPPYVPVSIAAMGAGGRAKGFAPERFLTSDQASRDRLAPMIEAGLWYRPSYFPKPGETTWREACDREVRMVRGAVGVCDVSTLGKIDIQGPDAGRFLDFVYTNTFSTLPVGKVRYGLMLREDGLVMDDGTSARLSETHYLMTTTTTAAGQVMRHLDFVQQAFCATWKLRVISVTEAFAQFAIAGPKARALIDTVLDQPLGDLPFMGVRPVTVGGVEARLFRISFSGEEGYELAVPVDYGEALFRDLVARAETMGGGPYGMEALNVLRIEKGFLTHAEIHGRVSADDVGLGAMVSTKKDCIGRAASQRPGLWGPEREQLVGLKASGAISAGAHLFRPGFAVERENDQGYVTSVCWSPTLDSWLGLAFLTDGRARHGEKIRLVDHLRGIDVECEVTHPVFFDADGGRMRG
- a CDS encoding sarcosine oxidase subunit delta, with translation MRLTCPLCGPRDRREFTYYGAEDYLHRPGPDGAPDLSPGGAWDNYLHLRDNPAGPTRDLWYHDQGCAAWLLVSRNTVTHEITGVELVAARKGARDEA
- a CDS encoding sarcosine oxidase subunit beta family protein, yielding MRYSGWKVILEGLRGNRGWKPVWRQPDPKPHYDAVIIGGGGHGLATAYYLAKNHGMTNIAVLEKGYLGGGNIGRNTTIVRANYFLPGNSEFYSHSLKLWEGLEADLNYNVMHSQRGLINLFHSDGQRDAFVRRGNAMINQGDDAVLLDRDGVRDMLPYLDFEQTRFPIYGGLLHPRGGTARHDAVAWGYARAADRRGVDLIQNCEVTGIDVEGGRVRGVQTTRGVIRADKVAIITAGRSGQVAAMAGMRLPVESHILQAFVTEGLKPVIDHVISFGMGHFYISQSDKGGLVFGGDLDFYTSYAQRGNLPMVEHVMEAGMTLMPMIGRAKVLRSWGGVMDMTPDGSPIIDKTHIDGLFLDCGWNYGGFKAVPASGWCMAHLMATGESHEFARRFRLNRFATGHLLDEEGTGSQHNLH
- a CDS encoding Glu/Leu/Phe/Val dehydrogenase; this encodes MLQTADEPSFRDSVDLMFSRAVRLMDLSPGLEQKIRVCNSTYTVRFGVRLRGKIETFTGYRSVHSEHMEPVKGGIRYALSVHQDEVEALAALMTYKCALVETPFGGSKGGLCVDPRQWEEHELELITRRFAYELIKRDLIHPAQNVPAPDMGTGEREMAWIADQYARMNTTDINAKACVTGKPPHAGGIQGRVEATGRGVQYALREFFRHPGDVALTGLKGGLQGKTVIVQGLGNVGYHAAKFLSGEDGCKIIGIIERDGALTDEKGLDVDAVRDWIARNGGVKGFPGGNFIEDGASVLEAACDILIPAAMEGVINKSNADRIRAPLIIEAANGPITFGGDEILRHKGKIIIPDMYANAGGVTVSYFEWVKNLSHIRFGRMQRRAEEARSRLLVEELEQLSADKGLGWTLSDDFKERFLTGSDELALVRSGLDDTMRTAYQSMREVWHGREDVEDLRTAAYIVAIDRVAKTYRSKGL
- a CDS encoding VWA domain-containing protein, with the protein product MGQSAPGPLLCPAGRYQLPAGWIFSGKRTGLMCEPGQQGRMFMKKKAFEDLSVRLSRQMQRFTLEEHGSIGAVMVFFFFLMILLGGIAVDVMRFETQRVAVQNTLDRATLAVANMNSALRTDDVYTTREARARFIVADYFRKAGLPDNLAYVRLDDGMNYRVVEARADVLSHNIFMNLMNIPTLEAVNTSVAEQKITDIEIMLVLDVSGSMAGAKINNLRVAAADFIDQVKATDDENRISIGVIPYNAQVNLGDELRARYNISDLHGVRHSNCVELPIGTDRDNIFQTLALSTSLEMPLMTAADTENSSANTDSYFNWRNSNQATLENNAAKRWCNPSTTTEITLPTKSITRAKAGIQALQASGNTSILLGMRWATALLDPAARDVYDSLIFRRVMDDDMDGRPFAYNSASSVDEDALKVIVLMTDGEHVAHNRIADGYKTGPATIRFSYRPNGARTDSTDTATIWRSTAGEWSVFFESKVGSNVCNSKPFWVPSTGSWQNRPLGLTDTGCFNPTRVVRPADPAYIATWQEVWASVRMNYAVLQFFARPLGANNQTNRTNVYNGVRKILYTSYADAATMNRRLASNCDAARNAGILVYGIAFQAPDAGKAAIQSCTSTPASTYYFDVTETAKIQDAFRLIATNLSQLKLTQ
- a CDS encoding TadE/TadG family type IV pilus assembly protein encodes the protein MKSRSFSVGRRLRRLWRREDGVASIELAFCLPVLLMLFMASMEAGLFMVRSAMLDRGLDIAIRDYRLGHMRSMDAEQIRNRVCQFTLAVADCKNNLKVWIEPVNTSTTPWTLPSRFDPRTGQLRVFCGDRNDPLVSPIPGTVPDEAHDQNRIMLIRVCALEDPIFPSTSFSMRLTQDSATGKYELASATVVVTEPI